The Streptomyces rubrogriseus genomic sequence GGCCACGCAGTCCTACGACTGGCCGTTCCTGGACGTGCTCGACCCCGAGGGCAAGCCGGTCGGCGGCAACGTCTTCTCCTGGCCGATCGTCTCCACCGGCGGCACGCTCGTGCTCTTCGCCGGGCTGGCCACCGCCGTCGTCCTCGGCGTGCACGCGCGCGTGGCGGTCAAGGAGTGGCTCGCGACCGTGCACGAACTGCGGTTCGCGATCCTCACCGTCACCTCGGTCCTCGCCCTCGCCTACGTCATGAACCTCTCCGGGCAGGCCGCCACCATCGGCCACTTCGTCGCCGCGGCCGGTGCCGGACTCGCCTTCCTCTCCCCGGTCCTCGGCTGGTTCGGCGTCGCCGTCTCCGGCTCCGACACCTCCGCCAACGCGCTCTTCGGCGCGCTCCAGGTGACCGCCGCGCGGGAGTCCGGCCTCTCGCCCGAGCTGCTGGCCGCCGCCAACAGCTCCGGCGGCGTCCTCGGCAAGATGATCTCCCCGCAGAACCTCACCATCGCCTGCGCCGCCGTCGGGCTCGCGGGCCGCGAGGGAGACCTGCTGCGCAAGGTGCTCCCCTGGAGCCTCGGCCTGTTGCTGGTCATGTGCCTGATCGTGGTCGGGCAGTCCACGGCGGTCCTCGGCTGGATGCTGCCCTGACGCTGCCCGGCCTCAGGGAACCGCCCGGGCGGTCCGCCGGTCCTTACGGGGTAGTTTGTGGGCTCCGACAGGACTTTCAGGAAGGTTGGCCGTGGCTGCTGATCTGTCGCAGATCGTGAAGGCGTACGACGTGCGCGGTGTCGTCCCGGACCAGTGGGACGAGTCGCTGGCCGAGCTGTTCGGCGCGGCCTTCGTCGAACTGACCGGCGCGGACGCCATCGTGGTCGGCCACGACATGCGGCCCTCGTCCCCCGGCCTGTCCGGCGCCTTCGCGCGCGGCGCGGCGGCCCGCGGCGCCGACGTGACCGGGATCGGCCTGTGCTCCACCGACCAGCTGTACTACGCCTCAGGCGCGCTCGGCCTGCCGGGCGCCATGTTCACGGCCTCGCACAACCCCGCCCGGTACAACGGCATCAAGCTGTGCCGCGCGGGCGCCGCCCCGGTCGGCCAGGACACCGGCCTCGCCGAGATCCGCGCCCTGGTGGAACGCTGGAGCGAGGTGGGCGCCCCGGAGCCGTCCGCCCGCCCCGGCACGGTGACCCGGCGCGACACCCTCGCCGACTACGCGGCCCACCTGCGCTCCCTGGTCGACCTCACCGGCATCCGGCCCCTCAAGGTCGTCGTCGACGCGGGCAACGGCATGGGCGGCCACACCGTCCCCACGGTCTTCGCCGGCCTGCCCCTCGACCTGGTGCCGATGTACTTCGAACTGGACGGCACCTTCCCCAACCACGAGGCCAACCCGCTCGACCCGGCCAACCTCGTCGACCTCCAGCGGCGCGTCCGCGAGGAGGGCGCCGACCTCGGTCTCGCCTTCGACGGCGACGCCGACCGCTGCTTCGTCGTCGACCAGGACGGCGAGCCGGTCTCCCCGTCCGCCGTCACCGCCCTCGTGGCCGCCCGCGAGCTGGCCCGCAACGGCGGCAAGGGCACGGTCATCCACAACCTGATCACCTCCTGGTCCGTCCCCGAGGTCGTACGGGAGAACGGCGGCACACCGGAACGCACGCGCGTGGGCCACTCCTTCATCAAGGCCGAGATGGCCAGGACCGGCGCCATCTTCGGCGGCGAGCACTCCGCGCACTACTACTTCCGGGACTTCTGGAACGCCGACACCGGCATGCTGGCCGCCCTCCACGTCCTCGCCGCCCTCGGCGAGCAGGACCGCCCGCTGTCCGCCCTGGTCGCCGCCTACGACCGCTACACCGGCTCCGGCGAGATCAACTCCACCGTCGATGACCAGCAGGCCCGCCTCGCCGCGATCCGGGCCGCCTACGAGGGCCGCGACGACGTCACCGTGGACGACCTGGACGGCCTCACCGTCCAGGCGCCCGACTGGTGGTTCAACGTCCGCCCCTCCAACACCGAGCCGCTGCTCCGCCTGAACGCGGAGGCCCGCGACGAGGCGACGATGACGAAGGTCAGGGACGAGGCCTTGGCGATCATCCGCGCCTAGCCGCAGCCGCGGACCTCGTGCAACTCCCCGGCCGCCGCTGCGGGCAGTCGTGCCGCTGGGGCGGCACGGGTGGGCGGTGGGGGTACCTCCCAGGCCGTTCAGGCACTGGGGGAGGCACCCCGCGAGCGCCGGGCCACGCGACCGCCTCCCCAGCACCAACGCCGGGTTCAAGATGGGCCACCCGCACGAGCCCCGCCCCGGCGGTACCCTGACCAGCACATCCACACAAGCCCCACCGCCCCCGAAGGGAACCCCCATGCCGCTCGAAGCCGGCCTCCTGGAGATCCTCGCCTGCCCCGCCTGCCACGCCCCCCTCGAGGAGCAGGACGCGGAGCTGATCTGCACCGGCCAGGACTGCGGCCTGGCCTACCCGGTGCGCGACGGCATCCCGGTCCTTCTCGTCGACGAGGCCCGCCGCCCCGAGTAACCGCCGGCCAGGCGACCGGCAACCCGGCGACGCCCCCGCGCACCCGCGCACTCGAACGAACGCCCCGGCGATCGGAGACCTGCCGCCATGCTCGACGAATCGCTCCTCGACGCCCCGGAGCGCCTCACCGAGGCCGACCACCGCGGCCTGCTCCGCGGCGCCGCCGAGGCCGGTGCCCGCGTCCGCACCGCCGCCCGGCACGCCGCCGAAGCCGGCGTCGGCAACCTCAAGCCGGACGGCCGCCCCCGCGCCGTACTGATCGCAGGGCCCGGCGCCGCCGCCACCCACGCCGCCGACCTCCTCGGCACCCTCGCAGGGGCGGGCAGCCCCGTCACCCGCCTCGCCCCCACCGGCGTCGCCCCCGCCGCGGGCGCCCTGCGCTGGGAACTGCCCGGCTGGGCCGGTTCCGTGGACCTCCTGCTGATCGCCACCCCCGACGGCGCCGAGCCAGGCCTGTCCCTCCTCGCCGAACAGGCCTACCGCAGGGGCTGCACGGTCGTCGCCGTAGCTCCCGCCCGCTCCCCGCTCAACGACGCGGTGAGCGCCTCCCGCGGCCTGTTCATCCCGATGGCGACCGCCCCCTACGACCACGACGAGCCCCTCGCCGGCGCCGCCCCCGGCGTGCTGTGGGCGCTGCTCACGCCACTCCTCGCCCTGCTGGACCGCACCGGCCTGCTCGAGGCGCCGCCCGAAGCCATCGACAAGGTCGCCGACCGCCTCGACCGGATCGCCGAACGCTGCGGGCCCGCCATCGTGACCTACAGCAACCCCGCCAAGACGCTGGCGTCCGAACTGGCCGAGTCCCTCCCCGTCGTCTGGACCGAGGGCACCTCCGCCGGACCCGCGGGCCGCCGCTTCGCGGCCGCCCTCGCCGAACTGTCCGGCACCCCCGCGGTCGTCGCCGACCTGCCCGAGGCGCTCGCCGCGCACAACGCACTGCTCTCCGGCCGGCTCGCCGCCGGCGCCGACCCCGACGACTTCTTCCGCGACCGCGTCGAGGAACCGCCCGCCCTCCACGCGCGCGTGGTCCTTCTGCGCGACCGCCCCAGCGGCGGCCTCACCGCCGCCCCCAACGCCCGTGACCTGGCCCTCGGCCACGACACACCGATCAGCGAACTGGAACCGGAAGAGGGCGGCGAACTGGAGACCCTCGCCGAACTGATCGCCATCACGGATTTCGCCGCCGTTTACCTGGCGCTCGCCTCGGGAGCCTGACCCAGGCGCAGCATCGCCCACGCACCAGCACGCACCGGCAGAGAGAGCCCATGGACCGCCTCGACAACACCGTCCGCCCCTACGCCTGGGGTTCCACCACCGCGATCCCGACCCTGCTCGGGACCGAGCCGACCGGCGAACCGCAGGCGGAGATGTGGATGGGCGCCCACCCCGGCGCCCCCTCCCGCACCGGCCGGGGCACCCTCGCCGAGGTCGTCGACGCCGACCCCGAGAAGGAACTGGGCACCGCCTCCGTGGCCAGGTTCGGCCCCCGACTGCCCTTCCTCCTCAAGCTCCTCGCCGCCGGCGCCCCGCTCTCCCTCCAGGTCCACCCCGACCTCGCCCAGGCCAGGGCCGGTTACGAGGACGAGGAGCGCCGGGGCGTCCCCCTGGACGCCCCGCACCGCAACTACAAGGACGCCAACCACAAGCCCGAACTGGTCTGCGCCCTCACCGACTTCGACGGCCTGTGCGGCTTCCGCGCCCCGGCCGAGACCGCCGACCTGCTCGACGGGCTCGGCGTCGCCTCCCTCAAGCCGTACGTCGACCTGCTGCGCGCCAACCCCGAGGACGCCGCCCTGCGCGAGGTCCTCACCGCGATCCTCACCGCCGACCCCGAGGAGATGTCCCGGACGGTCACCGAGACCGCGGCCGCCTGCGACCGCCTCGGCGGCGCCTACCGGCCGTACGCCGACATCGCCCACCACTACCCGGGCGACCCCGGCGTCCTCGCCGCGATGCTGCTCAACCACGTCCGGCTCCAGCCCGGCGAGGCCCTGTACCTCGGCGCCGGCATCCCGCACGCCTACCTCAACGGCCTCGGCGTCGAGATCATGGCCAACTCCGACAACGTCCTGCGCTGCGGCCTCACCCCCAAGCACGTCGACGTCCCCGAACTCCTGCGCATCGTCCGCTTCGAGGCCGGCGACCCCGGCATCCTGCGCCCGGAGGCGTCCCCCGACGGCGAAGAGGTCTACGACACCCCGATCGACGAGTTCCGCCTGAGCCGCTACGTCCTGCCCGAGGGCTCCGGCGCCCACGACCTCACCCTGCCCACCCCGCAGATCCTGCTCTGCACGGCGGGCACCGTACGGGCGGGCGAGCACGAACTGGCCCCCGGCCGCTCCGTCTTCGTCCCGGCGCACGAAAAGGCCGAAGTGTCCGGAACCGGCACGCTCTTCCGGGCCACCGTGCGCGTCTGACCCGGGTCTGAGGGACGTACGACGGGGCATCCGGCACGTCGGGGCCCGCGCGGGCTGCAACAATGGCGCACCGCAAAGGCGGGGCAAAGCCGGCCACAGTTGAAGTCGAAGGGACAACGCGACACATGAGCGCGTCAGGCGGTACCAAGGCGATCGTGGCGGCACTGCTCGCCAACCTCTCGATCGCGGTGGCGAAATTCGTGGCGTTCCTCTTCAGCGGATCGTCGTCGATGCTCGCCGAGTCCGTGCACTCCCTCGCCGACTCCGGCAACCAGGGCCTGCTGCTCCTGGGCGGCAAGCGCGCCCAGCGCGAGGCCACCCCGCAACACCCCTTCGGCTTCGGCCGCGAGCGCTACATCTACGCCTTCCTCGTCTCCATCGTGCTCTTCTCCGTCGGCGGCATGTTCGCCCTCTACGAGGGCTACGAGAAGATCAAGCACCCGCACGAACTGGAGCACTGGTACTGGCCGGTGGGCGTCCTGGTCTTCGCGATCATCGCCGAGGGCTTCTCCTTCCGGACCGCCATCAAGGAGTCCAACCCGCTGCGCGGCAAGAAGTCCTGGAAGGAGTTCATCCGCCACGCCAAGGCCCCGGAGCTGCCGGTCGTCCTCCTGGAGGACCTCGGCGCCCTGGTCGGCCTGATCCTCGCCCTCGGCGGCGTCGGTCTCGCCCTGCTCACCGGCGACGGCGTCTGGGACGGCATCGGCACCCTCTGCATCGGCATCCTGCTCATCCTGATCGCGCTGGTCCTCGCCGCCGAGACCAAGTCCCTGCTGCTCGGCGAGGCCGCAGGCGTCGAGGTGGTCCAGCAGATCGAGGCCGCGGTCGTCGCCGGCGACACCGTCACCGGCATCATCCACATGCGCACCCTCCACCTCGGCCCCGAGGAACTGCTCGTCGCCGCCAAGATCGCCGTCCGGCACGACGGCACGGCCACGGAGATCGCCTCCGCGATCGACGCCGCCGAGTCCCGTATCCGCGAGGCGGTCCCGATCGCCCGCGTCATCTACCTGGAACCGGACATCTACAGCGAGGCCGAGGCCACCAAGGGCCCCGACCCCGAGGCGACCCCCGGCGGCCCGACCGCCCCGCCCGCAGCCCACTGACCGCCGCCCGGCGCCCGTCATCACCCTGCGTGAACGTCCGGAAGTGTTCGGAGGCGGACTGGGGACGGCGGGCGCCCGCGGTGTAGCTTGGGACGGAGCCAGACGTCGCTGCTGATGGCGGTCGGGCGGTCCAGGACGGGCCGGCCGAGGGAGAGAGGGCCTCCGACGGACTGCGCTGCGCGTACGCGGGCATGCCTGTGTCCTCTTCCGGGCACCCCTGTGTCCGCCGCCGCGCAGGTCAGCCGTACCCACCTCGACCCAACCCGAGGAGCAGCCCGTAATGACGACTGTCGACAACCGACAGGACTTCAAGGTCGCCGACCTCTCCCTGGCCGCGTTCGGCCGCAAGGAGATCACCCTCGCCGAGCACGAGATGCCGGGCCTGATGGCGATCCGCAAGGAGTACGCCGAGGCCCAGCCGCTCGCCGGCGCCCGCGTCACCGGCTCCCTGCACATGACCGTGCAGACCGCCGTGCTCATCGAGACCCTCGTCGCCCTCGGCGCCGAGGTCCGCTGGGCCTCCTGCAACATCTTCTCCACCCAGGACCACGCGGCCGCCGCCATCGCCGTCGGCCCGAACGGCACGCCCGACAACCCGCAGGGCGTCCCCGTCTTCGCCTGGAAGGGCGAGACCCTCGAGGAGTACTGGTGGTGCACGGAGCAGGCGCTGACGTGGCCGAACACCCCCACCGGCGGCCCGAACATGATCCTGGACGACGGCGGTGACGCCACCCTCCTCGTCCACAAGGGCGTCGAGTACGAGAAGGACGGCAAGGTCCCCTCGGTCGACACCGCCGAGTCCGACGAGCACCGCGTCATCCTCGAACTGCTCACCCGCACGGTCGGCGAGAGCCCGCAGAAGTGGACCCAGCTGGCGTCCGAGATCCGCGGCGTGACCGAGGAGACCACGACCGGCGTCCACCGCCTGTACGAGATGCACCGCGACGGCACCCTGCTGTTCCCGGCGATCAACGTCAACGACGCGGTGACCAAGTCGAAGTTCGACAACAAGTACGGCTGCCGCCACTCCCTGATCGACGGCATCAACCGCGCCACCGACGTCCTGATCGGCGGCAAGACCGCCGTCGTCTGCGGCTACGGCGACGTCGGCAAGGGCTGCGCGGAGTCCCTGCGCGGCCAGGGCGCCCGGGTGATCATCACCGAGATCGACCCGATCTGC encodes the following:
- the ahcY gene encoding adenosylhomocysteinase, coding for MTTVDNRQDFKVADLSLAAFGRKEITLAEHEMPGLMAIRKEYAEAQPLAGARVTGSLHMTVQTAVLIETLVALGAEVRWASCNIFSTQDHAAAAIAVGPNGTPDNPQGVPVFAWKGETLEEYWWCTEQALTWPNTPTGGPNMILDDGGDATLLVHKGVEYEKDGKVPSVDTAESDEHRVILELLTRTVGESPQKWTQLASEIRGVTEETTTGVHRLYEMHRDGTLLFPAINVNDAVTKSKFDNKYGCRHSLIDGINRATDVLIGGKTAVVCGYGDVGKGCAESLRGQGARVIITEIDPICALQAAMDGFQVTTLDEVVDKADIFVTTTGNKDIIMAKDMAKMKHQAIVGNIGHFDNEIDMAGLAQTPGIVKDEVKPQVHTWTYPDGKVLIVLSEGRLLNLGNATGHPSFVMSNSFADQTLAQIELFTKPDEYPTDVYVLPKHLDEKVARLHLDSLGVKLTTLRPEQADYIGVKVEGPYKADHYRY
- a CDS encoding cation diffusion facilitator family transporter: MSASGGTKAIVAALLANLSIAVAKFVAFLFSGSSSMLAESVHSLADSGNQGLLLLGGKRAQREATPQHPFGFGRERYIYAFLVSIVLFSVGGMFALYEGYEKIKHPHELEHWYWPVGVLVFAIIAEGFSFRTAIKESNPLRGKKSWKEFIRHAKAPELPVVLLEDLGALVGLILALGGVGLALLTGDGVWDGIGTLCIGILLILIALVLAAETKSLLLGEAAGVEVVQQIEAAVVAGDTVTGIIHMRTLHLGPEELLVAAKIAVRHDGTATEIASAIDAAESRIREAVPIARVIYLEPDIYSEAEATKGPDPEATPGGPTAPPAAH
- a CDS encoding SIS domain-containing protein — its product is MLDESLLDAPERLTEADHRGLLRGAAEAGARVRTAARHAAEAGVGNLKPDGRPRAVLIAGPGAAATHAADLLGTLAGAGSPVTRLAPTGVAPAAGALRWELPGWAGSVDLLLIATPDGAEPGLSLLAEQAYRRGCTVVAVAPARSPLNDAVSASRGLFIPMATAPYDHDEPLAGAAPGVLWALLTPLLALLDRTGLLEAPPEAIDKVADRLDRIAERCGPAIVTYSNPAKTLASELAESLPVVWTEGTSAGPAGRRFAAALAELSGTPAVVADLPEALAAHNALLSGRLAAGADPDDFFRDRVEEPPALHARVVLLRDRPSGGLTAAPNARDLALGHDTPISELEPEEGGELETLAELIAITDFAAVYLALASGA
- a CDS encoding phosphomannomutase/phosphoglucomutase, with protein sequence MAADLSQIVKAYDVRGVVPDQWDESLAELFGAAFVELTGADAIVVGHDMRPSSPGLSGAFARGAAARGADVTGIGLCSTDQLYYASGALGLPGAMFTASHNPARYNGIKLCRAGAAPVGQDTGLAEIRALVERWSEVGAPEPSARPGTVTRRDTLADYAAHLRSLVDLTGIRPLKVVVDAGNGMGGHTVPTVFAGLPLDLVPMYFELDGTFPNHEANPLDPANLVDLQRRVREEGADLGLAFDGDADRCFVVDQDGEPVSPSAVTALVAARELARNGGKGTVIHNLITSWSVPEVVRENGGTPERTRVGHSFIKAEMARTGAIFGGEHSAHYYFRDFWNADTGMLAALHVLAALGEQDRPLSALVAAYDRYTGSGEINSTVDDQQARLAAIRAAYEGRDDVTVDDLDGLTVQAPDWWFNVRPSNTEPLLRLNAEARDEATMTKVRDEALAIIRA
- the manA gene encoding mannose-6-phosphate isomerase, class I; protein product: MDRLDNTVRPYAWGSTTAIPTLLGTEPTGEPQAEMWMGAHPGAPSRTGRGTLAEVVDADPEKELGTASVARFGPRLPFLLKLLAAGAPLSLQVHPDLAQARAGYEDEERRGVPLDAPHRNYKDANHKPELVCALTDFDGLCGFRAPAETADLLDGLGVASLKPYVDLLRANPEDAALREVLTAILTADPEEMSRTVTETAAACDRLGGAYRPYADIAHHYPGDPGVLAAMLLNHVRLQPGEALYLGAGIPHAYLNGLGVEIMANSDNVLRCGLTPKHVDVPELLRIVRFEAGDPGILRPEASPDGEEVYDTPIDEFRLSRYVLPEGSGAHDLTLPTPQILLCTAGTVRAGEHELAPGRSVFVPAHEKAEVSGTGTLFRATVRV
- a CDS encoding Trm112 family protein, with the protein product MPLEAGLLEILACPACHAPLEEQDAELICTGQDCGLAYPVRDGIPVLLVDEARRPE